The genomic window GGATGGATATGACCAGCAGCAGGCGTGAGTTCCTCAAGGTGGCGGGCGGCGCGGCGGCCGCGGGCGTGGTCGGCTTCCCGGCGGTGGCGCGTGGCCAGGCCAAGCCGGGCGTTCCGTCCGACCCGGTCAAGATCGGCATCCTCGCGATCAGAGCGGGCATCGCGGCGCCCGTCGGCACGGCTGGCCTGCGCGGGACGGAGTGGTGGGCCGAGCGCGTGAACAAGTCGGGCGGCATCCTCGGCCGCCAGGTCCAGCTGATCGTCGAGGAAGAGTCCAACCCCAAGGACACGGTCGAGCGCTACCGCAAGCTCATCCTCCAGGACAAGGTCGAGGTCGTCATCGGCGGCATCTCCACGGGCGTGACGCTGGCGCTCGGGCCCGTCGCCGAGGAGATGGACACGCCGTGGCTCTCCTGGGACGGCACGACCCAGAAGGGCGTGGAAGAGACCATGCCCAACCCCAAGTGGGCGTTCAAGAGCGTGGACAACGAGGTCGAGGCCATCGTGGCCGGCACGCTGACGCCCAAGTACTTCAAGGGTGTGCAGACCATCGCCGGCATCAACAACGACTACTCCTACGGCCACGACTGCTGGGAGACCTACCAGGCCGTGCTCAAGAAGATGGGCATGAACGTCAAGCCCGTGCTGGAGCTGTTCCCGAAGCTCGGCGTGACGGACTTCACCTCCCACATCGCCGCGATCCAGCAGGCGAAGCCCGACCTGCTCATGAGCTCGTTCTGGTCGGGGGACGCGACGATCATCATGAAGCAGGCGGCGGCCGTCGGCCTCTTCAAGAACATGAAGGGCGTCTTTACCACGGCGGGCGGCGTCCACGACTCGCTCAAGAAGGAGTTCACGCCCGAGGGGCTCCTGCTCGGCTACAACACCATGTACTTCGACGACCCGAAGGGCTCGCCGCTCCTCAAGCAGTTCGTGCGCGAGTACAAGGCGAAATACAACGAGTACCCGGCCTACGAGTCCGACCACGCCTACTTCAATATCGAGTCCTACAAGGCGGCCGTCGAGAAGGCCTACGCCGCCACCGGGAAGTGGCCGTCGAAGGCCGAGGTGGTCAAGGCTCTGGAAGGCATCGAGGTCGAGTCGCTCTCCGGCAGGCGCTCGTGGCGGCAGGACCACATCCAGATGTGCAACTTCTACCAGGGCATCACGACCCACAAGAACAACTACGACTTCGTCACCATCAACCCCATCGAGGTCGTCTCCACCAAGACCGCGATGAAGCCCGCGGGCTCCAAGCTCCTCGACTGGATCAACGGCTGGAAGGTCTGAGTCTCCGCCCCCTCACCCTGCCCTCTCCCCCTCACGGGGGAGAGGGTGGCGTTGTGATCTATCCATGACCGCAAACCTCGTGAACATCCTGATGGGCGGTGTGTTCCACGCCGCCATCCTCTTCCTGGTCGCCGCGGGGCTCCAGGTGGTCTTCGGCGTCCAGAAGATCTTCAACCTGGCGTGCGGGTCCTTCTACGCGCTGGGCGCCTACACGGGCGTTTCGGCCGTCGGGTACTTCACGGCGCACGGTGGGCCGCCGGCGCTCTTTATCATCCCGCTCGCGCTGGGTGGCCTCGCGGTGGGCCTCGTGGGCGTTGTCGTCGAGCGCGGACTGCTCCGCTTCGTCTACGACCGCGATGAGACCTTCCAGCTCCTGCTGACCTTCGCGCTGGTGCTCATGCTGGAAGACCTGATCCGCATGACCTGGGGAACGGCGCCCGTCTCGACGGGTGGGCTCTACCTCAACTACGGCCAGGCGCGGATCTTGGGCGCGACCGTGCCCGTCTACAACCTGATCGTCATCGCCGCGAGCCTCGCCATCGCGCTCGGCATCGGGTGGCTGCTCTCGCGCACCGTTTTCGGGCGCATCATCCGCGCTTCGGCCGACAACCGCGAGATGGCAGAAGCGCTCGGCGTGGACATGCGCTGGGTGTACGTGCGCGTCTTCACGCTGGGCACCATGCTGGGCACGCTGGGCGGCGCACTCGTGATCCCGGCGACGGCGGCCATGAGCGAGATGGGCATCGAGTTGATCGTCGAGGCCTTCGCGGTCGTCGTGATCGGGGGCCTGGGCAGCATGCGCGGCGCATTCGTCGGCGCCCTCGTCGTGGGCGTCCTCCGCTCAGTTGCCATCTCGGTATACCCGGAGCTCGAGATGCTGCTGATCTACCTCATCGTGATCGCCGTGCTCATCTGGCGCCCGCGCGGGCTCTTCGGGGCGGCTGCCGCGTGAGGACACCTGTCGTCCTGTCGCTCGTGGGGATCGCCTTCCTCGGGCTTCCCGTCGTGGCGCCGGCCTACTACGTCACGCTGATGCTGCCCTTCATGGCCTACGGCGTGGTCCTGCTCGGGCTGAACCTCCTCTTCGGCTACACGGGGCTCGTCTCCTTTGGCCACGCGCTCTTCATCGGCATCGGCGCCTACACCGGCGCGGTGCTAACGACGCATCTGGGCGTGCGCCACATGGAGCTGATCCTCCCGGCCGCCGCGCTCGCCGCCGCGGTCGTGGCGGCGCCCGTCGGCGCGCTCTGCGTCCGCTACGTCAAGATCTACTTCGGCATGCTGACGCTGGCCTTCGGTATGGTCTTCTATACGTTCTTGCTCAAGTTCTACAAGCTGACGGGCGGCGACGAGGGTATGCGGATGCTCCGCCCCTATCTCCTCGGCAGCGAGTGGACGGGGTATTCCAAGACGGCGTACCTGATCGGGCCGTACTACTACTTCTCTCTCGCGGTGCTCGTGCTGGCGACGCTCCTCATGTGGCGCATCATCGGCTCGCCGTTCGGCCTGTGTCTGAAGACCATCCGCGACAACCCGCTCAAGGCCGAGAGCCTCGGCGTCAGCGTGCCGCGCTACCGCTGGTACGCCTTCATGATCTCGGCCGTCTACGCGGCCGTGGGCGGCGCGCTGCTGGCTACGCCGACGGGCAACGTGGACCCGACGCTCGCCTACTGGACGCACTCGGGCAATATCGTCTTCATGGTGCTGCTCGGCGGCTTCGGGTCCTTCTTCGGC from Candidatus Methylomirabilota bacterium includes these protein-coding regions:
- a CDS encoding ABC transporter substrate-binding protein, which produces MTSSRREFLKVAGGAAAAGVVGFPAVARGQAKPGVPSDPVKIGILAIRAGIAAPVGTAGLRGTEWWAERVNKSGGILGRQVQLIVEEESNPKDTVERYRKLILQDKVEVVIGGISTGVTLALGPVAEEMDTPWLSWDGTTQKGVEETMPNPKWAFKSVDNEVEAIVAGTLTPKYFKGVQTIAGINNDYSYGHDCWETYQAVLKKMGMNVKPVLELFPKLGVTDFTSHIAAIQQAKPDLLMSSFWSGDATIIMKQAAAVGLFKNMKGVFTTAGGVHDSLKKEFTPEGLLLGYNTMYFDDPKGSPLLKQFVREYKAKYNEYPAYESDHAYFNIESYKAAVEKAYAATGKWPSKAEVVKALEGIEVESLSGRRSWRQDHIQMCNFYQGITTHKNNYDFVTINPIEVVSTKTAMKPAGSKLLDWINGWKV
- a CDS encoding branched-chain amino acid ABC transporter permease, coding for MTANLVNILMGGVFHAAILFLVAAGLQVVFGVQKIFNLACGSFYALGAYTGVSAVGYFTAHGGPPALFIIPLALGGLAVGLVGVVVERGLLRFVYDRDETFQLLLTFALVLMLEDLIRMTWGTAPVSTGGLYLNYGQARILGATVPVYNLIVIAASLAIALGIGWLLSRTVFGRIIRASADNREMAEALGVDMRWVYVRVFTLGTMLGTLGGALVIPATAAMSEMGIELIVEAFAVVVIGGLGSMRGAFVGALVVGVLRSVAISVYPELEMLLIYLIVIAVLIWRPRGLFGAAAA
- a CDS encoding branched-chain amino acid ABC transporter permease; the encoded protein is MRTPVVLSLVGIAFLGLPVVAPAYYVTLMLPFMAYGVVLLGLNLLFGYTGLVSFGHALFIGIGAYTGAVLTTHLGVRHMELILPAAALAAAVVAAPVGALCVRYVKIYFGMLTLAFGMVFYTFLLKFYKLTGGDEGMRMLRPYLLGSEWTGYSKTAYLIGPYYYFSLAVLVLATLLMWRIIGSPFGLCLKTIRDNPLKAESLGVSVPRYRWYAFMISAVYAAVGGALLATPTGNVDPTLAYWTHSGNIVFMVLLGGFGSFFGPLLGAFAFIFLQDTVMSVFPYWRLIFGAVLAFIVIFAPGGLMGLFARRRRPVEVSRA